A window of Campylobacter lari subsp. lari contains these coding sequences:
- a CDS encoding type II toxin-antitoxin system Phd/YefM family antitoxin, with amino-acid sequence MATFSKDEIYTATEVVRNFSTMLEKTKKSENGRVVIVKNNKFEAVLLSFEEYERLNEAVMLLEKIYKDKKG; translated from the coding sequence ATGGCTACTTTTAGCAAAGATGAAATTTATACTGCCACGGAAGTAGTGAGAAATTTCAGTACTATGCTTGAAAAAACAAAAAAGAGCGAAAACGGTAGAGTGGTGATAGTAAAAAATAATAAATTTGAAGCCGTGCTTTTAAGCTTTGAAGAATATGAGCGTTTAAATGAGGCTGTAATGCTTTTAGAAAAGATTTATAAAGATAAAAAAGGCTAG
- a CDS encoding alpha/beta fold hydrolase, translating into MAKTRVYSNGYFYNLSYEIINPKCEKTILILHGWGANKELMKQAFEKPLNDFKQIYLDLPGFGNSSIDASMDSYAYAKVVEDFLTTIEQKVDYLMGHSFGGKVATIMCQNANFQGLILLSSAGVVLPKSFKVKFKIALFKILKNLPYGDFWRKFFISKDAQGMSEVMYETFKKVVNENLENEFQKLKNPILIFWGNEDKATPLKSGAIIHSLAQKGKFFALDGDHFFFLKHADFINEKIHEEFLKND; encoded by the coding sequence ATGGCAAAAACTAGAGTATATTCTAATGGATATTTTTATAATTTAAGTTATGAAATCATCAATCCAAAATGCGAAAAAACAATTCTTATTTTACACGGTTGGGGTGCTAATAAAGAGCTTATGAAACAAGCTTTTGAAAAGCCTTTGAATGATTTTAAACAAATTTATTTAGATTTACCTGGTTTTGGAAATTCAAGCATAGATGCATCTATGGATTCTTATGCTTATGCCAAGGTTGTAGAAGACTTTTTAACTACAATTGAGCAAAAGGTAGATTATTTAATGGGGCATTCTTTTGGTGGAAAAGTTGCGACTATTATGTGTCAAAATGCTAATTTTCAGGGTTTGATTTTACTTTCTAGTGCAGGTGTGGTTTTGCCAAAAAGTTTTAAAGTAAAGTTTAAAATAGCCTTGTTTAAGATTTTAAAAAATCTTCCTTATGGGGATTTTTGGAGAAAATTTTTTATTAGCAAAGACGCTCAAGGTATGAGTGAAGTGATGTATGAAACCTTTAAGAAAGTTGTTAATGAAAATTTAGAAAATGAATTTCAAAAGCTTAAAAACCCTATTTTGATTTTTTGGGGTAATGAAGATAAAGCTACGCCTTTAAAAAGTGGAGCGATTATCCATTCTTTAGCACAAAAAGGGAAATTTTTTGCATTAGATGGAGATCATTTTTTCTTTTTAAAACATGCTGATTTTATAAATGAAAAAATACATGAGGAATTTTTAAAAAATGATTAG
- a CDS encoding Mur ligase family protein — translation MISMIAFLSLNFLLGFYLILALQWYSYKFSRIILHFAKPLWHLYFLIIPYCAFAFSLYSGNFYLYFIVFALSLLYGGYLYKNLDKKLVFTARIKRYFLFLSFFTLVFMPFFWIGIEALVGAFLLSFLVEKINQNTFIKKANKKICDNPKLKIILITASFGKTSIKNFLYEVLKDDFKCYKTPRSVNTFMGIVKDINENLENNTEIYIVEAGAREQNDILEITEFLNPQICIVGEIGLAHLEYFKTQDNIRNAKLQALKSKRLEKYFLHSSTLYENEFYDDCLSDVRASLEGLDFKIRLDDNIYDFHANLLGAFNAYNISVCILLAHYLGIKIENIIKSVLNLKAVEHRLQVISKEPKFIIDDGFNGNFKGMSQSYELCKSYQGRKVLVTPGIVEVNEEENIKLCKIINECFDFVIITSEANSTILQKHITLDFYVLKEKSQLVQALSKLTQNGDLILFSNDAPSFM, via the coding sequence ATGATTAGTATGATAGCTTTTTTAAGTTTAAATTTTTTACTCGGATTTTACCTTATTTTGGCTTTGCAATGGTACTCTTATAAATTCTCACGCATAATTTTACATTTTGCTAAACCTTTATGGCATTTATATTTTTTAATAATTCCTTATTGCGCTTTCGCATTTTCTTTATATAGTGGAAATTTTTATTTATATTTTATAGTTTTTGCTTTATCATTGCTATATGGTGGATACTTATATAAAAATTTAGATAAAAAGCTAGTTTTTACTGCTAGGATCAAGCGTTATTTTTTATTTTTGTCGTTTTTTACTTTAGTATTTATGCCATTTTTTTGGATAGGTATAGAAGCTTTAGTGGGTGCATTTTTATTAAGCTTTTTGGTAGAAAAAATAAACCAAAATACATTTATAAAAAAGGCAAATAAAAAGATTTGTGATAATCCAAAATTAAAAATTATTCTAATTACTGCAAGTTTTGGAAAAACAAGTATAAAAAATTTTTTATACGAAGTTTTAAAAGATGATTTTAAGTGTTATAAAACTCCAAGAAGTGTTAATACTTTTATGGGTATAGTAAAAGATATCAATGAAAATTTAGAAAATAATACCGAAATTTATATCGTAGAAGCTGGAGCAAGAGAGCAAAATGATATTTTAGAAATTACAGAATTTTTAAATCCTCAAATTTGCATAGTAGGTGAGATTGGATTGGCGCATTTGGAGTATTTTAAAACTCAAGATAACATCCGCAATGCTAAGTTGCAAGCTTTAAAATCTAAGCGTTTGGAAAAATACTTTTTACACTCAAGCACCTTATATGAAAATGAATTTTATGATGATTGTTTAAGTGATGTTAGGGCAAGTTTGGAAGGTTTAGATTTTAAAATAAGATTAGATGATAATATTTATGATTTTCATGCGAATTTATTAGGCGCTTTTAATGCTTATAATATTAGTGTGTGTATTTTGCTTGCTCATTATTTAGGAATTAAAATAGAAAATATTATAAAAAGTGTATTGAATTTAAAAGCAGTAGAGCATCGTTTGCAAGTGATTTCTAAAGAGCCTAAATTTATCATAGATGATGGTTTTAATGGAAATTTTAAAGGTATGAGTCAAAGTTATGAGCTTTGTAAAAGCTATCAAGGAAGAAAAGTTTTGGTAACTCCTGGTATAGTTGAAGTTAATGAAGAAGAAAATATAAAATTATGTAAGATAATCAATGAATGTTTTGATTTTGTAATTATTACTTCAGAGGCTAATAGCACGATTTTACAAAAACATATTACATTAGATTTTTATGTATTAAAAGAAAAATCTCAACTTGTGCAAGCTTTATCAAAATTAACCCAAAATGGAGATTTGATTTTATTTTCTAATGATGCGCCAAGTTTTATGTAA
- the flgH gene encoding flagellar basal body L-ring protein FlgH has translation MKFKNVNFYLLPFVMFGCSATVDPHINMKPPAYVEELAPKQNNNTQSNPGSLFGKGDNPLFSDKKAMNVNDLVTVVIRENATQNSQGSKATSKNNNVNLGGGQVTTGAGLSKARDFINDYTNIGYTTASTSQYQGTGSQTRSENFQTTISARVIKVLSNGNYFIEGSRELLINGEKQIIQLSGVIRPYDISQDNMIDSKYIADAKILYKTEGDIDKSTRKPWGTKFMETIWPF, from the coding sequence ATGAAATTTAAAAATGTTAATTTTTACTTGTTACCTTTTGTAATGTTTGGTTGTAGCGCCACAGTCGATCCTCATATTAACATGAAACCCCCAGCTTATGTAGAAGAACTAGCCCCTAAACAAAACAACAATACTCAAAGCAATCCTGGATCGCTATTTGGCAAAGGAGATAATCCTTTGTTTTCTGATAAAAAAGCAATGAATGTAAATGATTTAGTTACTGTAGTCATTAGAGAAAATGCCACACAAAACTCACAAGGCTCTAAAGCTACAAGTAAAAACAACAATGTTAATTTAGGCGGAGGACAAGTAACTACTGGTGCTGGACTTAGCAAAGCTAGAGATTTTATCAATGACTATACAAATATAGGCTATACCACAGCAAGTACTTCACAATATCAAGGCACAGGAAGCCAAACTAGAAGTGAAAATTTTCAGACCACCATTTCTGCAAGAGTGATTAAAGTTTTATCTAATGGAAATTATTTTATAGAAGGAAGTCGTGAGCTTTTAATTAATGGTGAAAAACAAATCATTCAGCTAAGTGGGGTTATAAGACCTTATGATATTTCTCAAGATAACATGATAGATAGTAAATACATAGCTGATGCAAAAATTCTTTATAAAACAGAAGGTGACATAGATAAATCAACGCGTAAGCCTTGGGGGACAAAATTCATGGAAACCATTTGGCCTTTTTAA
- the pta gene encoding phosphate acetyltransferase, producing the protein MKSMFLLNCVDEKFLTQSLEKVQGKIAFYFPVFCEKNKEKIALICSKTNFKLDFFSSFEKNNYQSKFTQNSNDFFKKIIQDYEEIKNENDFVIVVGVDDFGLMGDLSLNIALAKELNAPLYAKSQDENHTMLNFLLSQKLSDFVLLKESEDFTQDLLQEYTYKTQARFSYELFEKAKADKKIVVLPESFDERVLKASEFLMQNEIVDLILLGDSNEICAKANSLNINIDGVRIINPKNSQYNEEFEELLYEARKSKGMSKEEAKKLVQDKTYFATLLVHTQKAHAMVSGASTTTAETIRPALQIIKTKPDVSLVSGMFFMSLEDKVLVFADCAVMPNPSPEQLAEIAYVSANSAKAFGLEPKVALLSYSSGDSGSGASVDAIKEASKIAKEKYPQLELEGPIQFDAAYDMLTAKSKMPNSKVAGRANVYVFPDLNAANICYKAVQRTANSLAIGPILQGLKKPINDLSRGCLVEDIVNTVILSAIQAQE; encoded by the coding sequence ATGAAATCCATGTTTTTATTAAATTGTGTTGATGAGAAATTTTTAACACAGTCTTTAGAAAAAGTTCAAGGTAAAATAGCTTTTTATTTTCCTGTTTTTTGTGAAAAAAATAAAGAAAAAATTGCTTTAATATGCTCAAAAACCAATTTCAAACTAGATTTTTTTAGTAGTTTTGAAAAAAATAATTATCAAAGCAAATTTACCCAAAATTCAAATGATTTTTTTAAAAAAATAATTCAAGATTATGAAGAAATAAAAAATGAAAATGATTTTGTTATAGTGGTTGGAGTAGATGATTTTGGCTTGATGGGGGATTTGAGTTTAAATATAGCCTTAGCTAAAGAGCTAAATGCTCCACTGTATGCAAAAAGTCAAGATGAAAATCATACTATGTTAAATTTTTTACTAAGTCAAAAGCTTAGCGACTTTGTTTTGTTAAAAGAAAGTGAAGATTTTACTCAAGATTTATTACAAGAATATACCTATAAAACTCAGGCAAGATTTTCTTATGAGCTTTTTGAAAAAGCAAAAGCAGATAAAAAAATAGTGGTTTTACCTGAAAGTTTTGATGAAAGAGTGTTAAAAGCTAGTGAGTTTTTAATGCAAAATGAGATTGTTGATTTGATTTTACTAGGTGATAGCAATGAAATTTGCGCTAAAGCCAATAGTTTAAATATCAATATCGATGGTGTACGCATTATAAATCCTAAAAATTCTCAATACAATGAAGAATTTGAAGAGCTTTTATACGAAGCTAGAAAAAGTAAAGGTATGAGTAAAGAAGAAGCTAAAAAGTTAGTGCAAGATAAAACATATTTTGCGACCTTGCTTGTACATACTCAAAAAGCGCATGCTATGGTAAGTGGTGCGAGTACAACTACTGCTGAAACTATTCGTCCTGCCTTACAAATTATCAAAACAAAACCTGATGTGAGTTTGGTTTCTGGTATGTTTTTTATGTCTTTAGAGGATAAGGTTTTAGTTTTTGCTGATTGTGCTGTTATGCCAAATCCGAGCCCTGAGCAACTTGCTGAAATTGCTTATGTGAGTGCAAATAGTGCTAAAGCTTTTGGGCTTGAACCTAAAGTGGCTTTGCTTTCATATTCTAGTGGAGATAGCGGAAGCGGGGCTAGCGTGGATGCAATTAAAGAAGCTAGTAAAATAGCTAAAGAAAAATATCCTCAACTTGAGCTAGAAGGTCCTATACAGTTTGATGCAGCATATGATATGCTAACAGCAAAAAGTAAAATGCCAAATTCTAAAGTAGCAGGAAGAGCAAATGTGTATGTGTTTCCTGATTTAAATGCGGCAAATATCTGCTATAAAGCAGTGCAAAGAACAGCAAATTCTTTAGCTATTGGCCCGATTTTACAAGGCCTTAAAAAGCCAATTAATGATTTAAGTAGAGGTTGTTTGGTAGAAGATATTGTTAATACTGTGATTTTAAGTGCTATTCAAGCACAAGAATAA
- a CDS encoding acetate kinase, with amino-acid sequence MKILVLNSGSSSIKFKLFEKDEALASGLVEKIGEQNSKIELKDLKSGQKYKKELAIKDHEQGIELVNELFAQSGILHDLNELDGCGHRIVHGGPNLTKHCLVDDKILKEIDRVAHIAPLHNPAHLIGIKTMIKAAPKVPNVTVFDTAFHQSMPDYAYMYALPYEFYEKHQVRKYGFHGTSHSYVSKQAAYILGKDINEFNAISAHLGNGASVCAIENGKCVDTSMGFTPLEGLIMGTRCGDIDPAVLPFLAKELNLNPSDLDTMMNKKSGVYGICGFNDFRDIEAQIEQNNEKARLALDMFCYRLSKYIGSYFAILPRVDALIFTAGIGENDDIVRAKVCQKLAHLGFDIDLDKNAQLRNGEISKKDSKIKILIVPTEEELEIAKITTELIKNK; translated from the coding sequence ATGAAAATATTAGTTTTAAATTCAGGTTCATCTTCGATTAAATTTAAGCTTTTTGAAAAAGATGAGGCTTTAGCGTCTGGTTTGGTGGAAAAAATAGGCGAGCAAAACTCTAAAATAGAATTAAAAGATCTAAAAAGTGGTCAAAAATACAAAAAAGAATTGGCAATTAAAGATCATGAACAAGGTATTGAATTAGTAAATGAATTATTTGCTCAAAGTGGAATTTTACATGATTTAAATGAGCTTGATGGATGTGGACATAGGATAGTTCATGGGGGGCCAAATTTAACCAAGCATTGTTTAGTAGATGATAAAATTTTAAAAGAAATTGATAGAGTTGCACACATAGCACCTTTACATAATCCTGCACATTTAATAGGTATTAAAACTATGATAAAAGCTGCTCCAAAAGTTCCTAATGTGACAGTTTTTGACACAGCTTTTCATCAAAGTATGCCTGATTATGCTTATATGTATGCATTGCCTTATGAGTTTTATGAAAAACACCAAGTAAGAAAATACGGCTTTCACGGTACATCACATTCTTATGTAAGCAAGCAAGCTGCATATATACTTGGCAAAGATATTAATGAATTTAATGCAATTAGCGCTCATCTTGGAAATGGTGCGAGTGTTTGTGCTATAGAAAATGGAAAATGTGTAGATACTTCTATGGGTTTTACTCCGCTAGAAGGTTTAATCATGGGAACTAGATGTGGAGATATTGATCCTGCTGTATTGCCATTTTTGGCAAAAGAATTAAATTTAAACCCGTCTGATTTAGATACTATGATGAATAAAAAAAGTGGTGTTTATGGAATTTGTGGATTTAATGACTTTAGAGATATTGAAGCCCAAATTGAACAAAATAATGAAAAAGCAAGACTTGCTCTTGATATGTTTTGTTATCGTTTGAGTAAATATATTGGCTCATATTTTGCGATTTTGCCTAGGGTTGATGCATTGATTTTTACTGCTGGTATAGGCGAAAATGATGATATTGTTAGAGCAAAAGTTTGTCAAAAACTAGCACATTTGGGATTTGATATAGATTTAGATAAAAATGCACAACTTAGAAATGGTGAGATTAGTAAAAAAGACTCTAAAATTAAAATTTTAATTGTTCCAACAGAAGAAGAATTAGAAATAGCTAAAATTACCACAGAACTTATTAAAAATAAATAA
- a CDS encoding MetQ/NlpA family ABC transporter substrate-binding protein has protein sequence MKLLKLLAASTILGASLFANEVITVGATPVPHAEILEQTKDLLKKEGYTLEIKEFNDYVLPNLSTDSKELDANFFQHQPYLDEFNANKGTKLISVAKIHIEPMAVYSKKYKNIQDLPQNATIAVPNDPTNESRALDIIASTKLVSFDNSALKTPLDIKDNPKNIKFKELKAAQLPRALDDVDFAVINSNYALSANLNPVKDSILIESKESPYANILVTTQDNKDNPKIKALVKALQSQKVKDFINEKYQGAVVPAF, from the coding sequence ATGAAATTGTTAAAACTGCTCGCTGCAAGTACAATTTTAGGTGCAAGTTTATTTGCTAATGAAGTTATCACTGTAGGTGCAACACCTGTTCCTCATGCTGAAATTTTAGAACAAACTAAAGATTTGCTAAAAAAAGAGGGTTACACATTAGAAATTAAAGAATTTAACGACTATGTTTTACCAAATCTTAGCACAGATAGTAAAGAACTTGATGCAAATTTTTTCCAACATCAGCCTTATTTAGATGAGTTTAATGCTAATAAAGGCACAAAATTAATTAGCGTTGCAAAAATTCACATCGAACCAATGGCAGTTTACTCTAAAAAATATAAAAACATCCAAGATCTTCCACAAAATGCTACCATAGCTGTACCAAATGATCCAACAAATGAAAGCAGAGCTTTGGATATTATCGCTAGCACTAAGCTAGTTAGTTTTGACAATAGCGCATTAAAAACTCCACTTGATATTAAAGATAATCCAAAAAATATCAAATTTAAAGAGTTAAAAGCAGCACAACTTCCAAGAGCTTTAGATGATGTTGACTTTGCAGTGATTAATTCAAATTATGCCTTATCAGCAAACTTAAATCCTGTAAAAGATTCTATTTTAATAGAAAGCAAAGAAAGTCCTTATGCAAATATCTTAGTAACCACCCAAGATAATAAAGACAATCCTAAAATCAAGGCTTTAGTAAAGGCTTTGCAAAGTCAAAAAGTAAAAGATTTTATCAATGAAAAATACCAAGGTGCAGTAGTTCCTGCATTTTAA
- a CDS encoding glycosyltransferase, which produces MKHKLGILLAATKNSSFTIGTLLINIMDVMGEKVDVFYILHDGFSLNDQNIMQKIIKSKTIKFIPFTQEDFLATLGKNQNDINNLFFLKRWTHMAFARFEAFKFLDECESIIYLDFDVLLLKSIDELSKLRTRKYHFGARLGKTLIHTALPLEKKYPNKRVYQTGILVFNDLISNPLQCYQFIYNYLSQNTKNWQDQGIFSLMVYENHFKVKDLKDKYTGSTHYLTNLTQNASIVHACGTNSRFWNSKFCNQTWPKWQEYYEKWLEFGGSKYIGSFHKDNKQSIQRTKYHLSYKLGYAFIECTKNKKKIPFLPFTLLKIYYKHTKLAKQYQKDLKTKPYLKLPPLSSYDDYKSEGIKNQNTYSYKIGQALIKAQRNWHKGGYVKFIKELKHFAKEYKNKQK; this is translated from the coding sequence ATGAAGCATAAACTTGGTATTTTGCTAGCAGCAACTAAAAATTCAAGCTTTACCATAGGAACCTTACTCATTAATATCATGGATGTTATGGGTGAAAAGGTAGATGTGTTTTACATTTTGCATGATGGTTTTAGCTTGAATGATCAAAATATCATGCAAAAAATTATTAAAAGCAAAACAATTAAATTCATTCCTTTTACTCAAGAAGATTTTTTAGCCACTCTTGGTAAAAATCAAAACGATATTAATAATTTATTTTTCTTAAAAAGATGGACACATATGGCTTTTGCAAGATTTGAAGCTTTTAAGTTTTTAGATGAATGCGAAAGTATTATTTATCTTGATTTTGATGTTTTACTTTTAAAAAGCATAGATGAACTTAGTAAATTAAGAACCAGAAAATATCATTTTGGTGCACGATTGGGTAAAACCTTAATTCACACGGCACTGCCTTTAGAAAAAAAATATCCTAATAAACGAGTATATCAAACAGGGATTTTAGTTTTTAACGATCTTATATCAAATCCTTTACAGTGTTATCAATTTATCTATAATTATCTTTCACAAAATACTAAAAATTGGCAAGATCAAGGAATTTTTTCCTTGATGGTTTATGAAAATCACTTTAAAGTCAAAGATTTAAAAGACAAATACACAGGAAGTACTCATTATCTTACAAATCTTACACAAAATGCTTCTATAGTCCATGCTTGTGGAACTAATAGTCGCTTTTGGAATAGCAAATTTTGCAACCAAACATGGCCTAAATGGCAAGAATATTATGAAAAATGGCTAGAGTTTGGAGGAAGTAAATACATAGGCTCTTTCCACAAAGACAACAAGCAATCCATCCAACGCACAAAATATCATTTATCATACAAGCTAGGCTATGCCTTTATAGAATGCACTAAAAATAAGAAAAAAATTCCTTTTTTACCTTTTACTTTATTAAAGATTTATTATAAACACACAAAACTTGCCAAACAATATCAAAAAGATTTAAAAACAAAACCTTATCTTAAGCTTCCACCTTTATCAAGCTATGATGATTATAAAAGCGAGGGTATTAAAAATCAAAATACTTATTCTTATAAAATAGGACAAGCTCTTATTAAGGCTCAAAGAAATTGGCATAAAGGTGGTTATGTAAAATTTATAAAAGAACTCAAACATTTTGCCAAAGAATATAAAAACAAACAAAAATAA
- a CDS encoding methionine ABC transporter ATP-binding protein has protein sequence MIKIQNLKKYYGKELVIDDVSLEVKEGEIYALVGHSGAGKSTLLRCINGLENYQSGSVEVFGREIQKLKEKELREFRKNIGMIFQHFALMSRKNVFENIAMPLEIHGFSKTSINKRVKELLDLVGLLAKDKAYPSELSGGQKQRVAIARALALNPKILLSDEATSALDPNTTNNILELIAKINKEFNISVVLVTHEMEAVKQIAQKAVLLEHGKIIGKGKIEELFLKPSEKMREFLGENEFLPQNGVNIRLYFCKEKANQCIITHMARNLNIDFNIVWGKIEKLNDNALGNLVINIQAKDQENVLKYLQENGVIWELA, from the coding sequence GTGATTAAAATACAAAATCTTAAAAAATATTATGGCAAAGAATTGGTGATTGATGATGTTTCTTTAGAAGTTAAAGAAGGTGAAATTTATGCTCTTGTTGGCCATAGTGGTGCTGGAAAATCAACACTTTTAAGATGTATAAATGGCTTAGAAAATTATCAAAGCGGTAGCGTGGAGGTTTTTGGAAGAGAAATTCAAAAACTAAAAGAAAAAGAACTTAGAGAATTTAGAAAAAACATAGGAATGATTTTTCAACATTTTGCACTTATGAGTAGAAAAAATGTATTTGAAAATATTGCCATGCCTTTAGAAATTCATGGTTTTTCAAAAACATCTATTAACAAAAGAGTAAAAGAACTTTTAGACCTTGTAGGACTTTTAGCAAAAGATAAAGCTTATCCAAGTGAGCTAAGTGGTGGTCAAAAGCAAAGAGTTGCCATAGCTAGAGCTCTTGCTTTAAATCCTAAAATTTTACTTAGCGATGAGGCTACTTCAGCTTTAGATCCAAATACAACTAATAACATCTTAGAACTTATTGCTAAAATTAATAAAGAATTTAATATTAGCGTGGTTTTAGTAACTCATGAAATGGAAGCAGTAAAACAAATCGCGCAAAAAGCAGTTTTGCTAGAGCATGGAAAAATTATAGGCAAAGGAAAAATAGAAGAATTATTTTTAAAGCCGAGTGAAAAAATGCGTGAATTTTTAGGCGAGAATGAGTTTTTACCGCAAAATGGAGTAAATATTAGACTTTATTTTTGTAAAGAAAAAGCTAATCAATGCATTATCACTCATATGGCTAGAAATTTAAATATCGATTTTAATATAGTATGGGGTAAAATCGAAAAACTTAATGATAATGCTTTAGGAAATTTGGTTATTAATATACAAGCTAAAGATCAAGAAAATGTTTTAAAATATTTACAAGAAAATGGTGTTATATGGGAGTTAGCATGA